In Brachybacterium saurashtrense, the genomic stretch TCCCCGACCAGCTCGACGCCACCCTGCGCGCCGCCGGCGTGCACGGCTGGCGCATCTGGCGCGACGGCCGCGACCTGTTCCACCTGGTCGAGGTGGAGGACTACCAGGCGATGCGTCGCGCCCTCGCGGACGACCCCGCCAACCAGGCCTGGCAGGAGCACATCAACCGCTTCCTCGAGGTGGTCGACGACTACGGCGGCGAGGACTCCGGGATCCGCCCCGTCTGGTCCCTGCCCGACGAGGCGCCGGGGGAGGAGTCGTGAGCGCCGCCGGGGCCCTCGCCCTGCCGCGCCTCGGCTTCGGCGCCGCCCAGCTCGGCAACCTCTACCGCGTCACCACCGACGAGGAGGCCGACGGCGCTGTGCGCGCCGCCTGGGACGCCGGCATCCGCTCCTTCGACACCGCCCCGCACTACGGCCTGGGCACCAGCGAGCGCCGACTGGGGCAGCGCCTCGCCCCGTACCCGCGCGAGGAGTACCTGCTCTCCACGAAGGTGGGACGTCTGCTGCGGCCCGGGCCCGGCACCGGCGACGACACCGCGAACGGGTTCGCCGTCCCCGACCACCACGTGCGCGAGTGGGCCTTCTCCGAGTCCGGGGTGCGGCGCTCGCACGAGCAGTCGCTCGAGCGCCTGGGCCTGGACCGCGTGGACATCCTGTTCGCCCACGACCCCGAGGAGGGGCCGGAGGATCAGGCGATCGCGGAGGGCCTCCCGGCTCTCGCGAGGATGCGGGACGAGGGCCTGGTCCGCGCCGTCGGCGTCGGCTCCAAGGACGCCCGCGTCCTCACCCGCGCGGTCCGCACGGGCCTGATCGACCTGGTGATGCTCTCGGGCCGGTACACCCTGCTCGAGCAGGAGGCCTCCCGAGAGCTGCGCGAAGAGTGCGAGGCGCGCGGCGTCGGCATCATCGCCGTCTCCGTGTTCAACTCGGGCCTGCTCGCCCAGCACGAGGTCCCCGAGGACGCCCCCTACGAGTACGGCCGCGCCCCACAGGCGATGCTCGAGCGTGCCCGGGAGCTCGCCGCGCTCGCCGAACGCCACGGCATCACGCTCCCGGACCTCGCCGTGCAGTACCCGCTGCGCCATCCCGCGGTGCGCTCCGTCGCGCTCGGGATGCGCACCGCTGCACAGGTGCGCTCCAACCTCGAGCGGATGGCGGCGCCCGTGCCGGAGGCGGCGTGGGCGGAGATCGAGCGGCTCGAGCGCGAGGCGCGGGCCGCAGGAAGCTCGGCATGACCCCCGCTCCCGCGCCCGCCCCGGACCCCGCGCCCGCCCCGGACCCCGCGCCCGATCCCGACGCGACCCCCGGCCCGGTCACCGATGCCCACCT encodes the following:
- a CDS encoding aldo/keto reductase — protein: MSAAGALALPRLGFGAAQLGNLYRVTTDEEADGAVRAAWDAGIRSFDTAPHYGLGTSERRLGQRLAPYPREEYLLSTKVGRLLRPGPGTGDDTANGFAVPDHHVREWAFSESGVRRSHEQSLERLGLDRVDILFAHDPEEGPEDQAIAEGLPALARMRDEGLVRAVGVGSKDARVLTRAVRTGLIDLVMLSGRYTLLEQEASRELREECEARGVGIIAVSVFNSGLLAQHEVPEDAPYEYGRAPQAMLERARELAALAERHGITLPDLAVQYPLRHPAVRSVALGMRTAAQVRSNLERMAAPVPEAAWAEIERLEREARAAGSSA
- a CDS encoding L-rhamnose mutarotase, coding for MERIALHTRIAAGHEEDYEREHARIPDQLDATLRAAGVHGWRIWRDGRDLFHLVEVEDYQAMRRALADDPANQAWQEHINRFLEVVDDYGGEDSGIRPVWSLPDEAPGEES